A portion of the Sabethes cyaneus chromosome 3, idSabCyanKW18_F2, whole genome shotgun sequence genome contains these proteins:
- the LOC128743285 gene encoding uncharacterized protein LOC128743285 isoform X3, whose protein sequence is MRRNSRSSMEHTRFIPLSFKYPCLYRLRCYLLNMFWNPDHSDDDDVVQEFSFSGREGILLLIDSADYMFSEKPGRFNNFRESLEIVEAIIRNKVINSENDLIGIVFYNTKHSPLPIDENDVDTGLVVPKNTSLFMSLAFPSAESIKRIISLRESENLLGFEQKYGHAQGSNMSDVLWFCSRLLTRCGYKLEQSSIVLFTSNDEPHAAGSYEYQQTFIKAKDLQQLDVNVVLVPLSSDFNGDAFYQEFLCTVANECPDEFHFPCYQDSRERLMNRIFRRDFRKKTLSHIKFYLSETVQLGINIYSVSRKTRYPKKVTLLRDTNELLESKRFYQTISEDEERSVGCKSILPGHQRKSLNIGDVKVLFTVDEIVNIKQIFPPGLRLLGFKPLSKVSPLNHIRSSLFMYPDENNIDGSSVLFRALHEKCLKKQKAAYCMLTMRRKQQSKFIPLSFKYPCLYRLRCYLLNMFWNPDHSDDDDVVQEFSFSGREGILLLIDSADYMFSEKPGRFNNFRESLEIVEAIIRNKVINSENDLIGIVFYNTKHSPLPIDENDVDTGLVVPKNTSLFMSLAFPSAESIKRIISLRESENLLGFEQKYGHAQGSNMSDVLWFCSRLLTRCGYKLEQSSIVLFTSNDEPHAAGSYEYQQTFIKAKDLQQLDVNVVLVPLSSDFNGDAFYQEFLCTVANECPDEFHFPCYQDSRERLMNRIFRRDFRKKTLSHIKFYLSETVQLGINIYSVSRKTRYPKKVTLLRDTNELLESKRFYQTISEDEERSVGCKSILPGHQRKSLNIGDVKVLFTVDEIVNIKQIFPPGLRLLGFKPLSKVSPLNHIRSSLFMYPDENNIDGSSVLFRALHEKCLKKQKAAYCMLTMRRKQQSKLGTRY, encoded by the exons atgcgtcgtaattcgcgaagttccatggaacataccag GTTTATCCCTTTAAGCTTTAAGTATCCCTGTTTATACAGGTTGCGTTGTTACTTGTTGAATATGTTTTGGAATCCGGATCACTCGGACGACGATGATGTCGTACAAGAATTCAGCTTTAGTGGCCGAGAGGGGATTTTGTTGTTGATTGATAGTGCAGATTATATGTTTTCTGAAAAACCAGGTAGATTTAATAACTTCAGGGAATCGTTAGAAATAGTGGAGGCTATCATCAGAAATAAGGTGATTAATAGCGAGAATGATTTG atCGGAATTGTGTTTTACAATACAAAACATAGTCCATTGCCTATAGATGAGAATGATGTTGATACTGGACTGGTGGTTCCAAAAAACACTTCGCTTTTTATGTCACTAGCTTTTCCATCCGCAGAATCAATTAAAAGAATAATCAGCTTGCGGGAGTCTGAAAATCTTTTAGGTTTTGAACAGAAATATGGACATGCGCAAG GGAGTAATATGTCGGATGTGTTGTGGTTTTGTTCCCGTTTGCTTACCAGATGCGGCTATAAGTTGGAACAATCAAGCATAGTCCTGTTTACTTCGAACGATGAGCCACATGCAGCTGGTAGTTATGAATACCAACAAACCTTCATTAAGGCTAAAGATTTGCAACAGCTTGACGTTAACGTAGTTCTCGTTCCGTTATCCAGCGATTTTAATGGCGATGCATTCTATCAG gaatttttgTGTACAGTTGCAAACGAATGTCCGGATGAGTTTCATTTCCCCTGTTATCAAGATTCTCGGGAACGAttaatgaacagaatttttcgaCGCGATTTTAGAAAAAAGACTTTGTCACACATAAAATTCTATTTATCAGAAACGGTTCAGCTGGGTATAAATATATATTcagtttcaag aaAAACACGCTATCCAAAAAAGGTCACACTTTTAAGAGATACAAATGAATTACTTGAATCAAAGAGGTTCTATCAAACCATATCTGAGGATGAAGAGCGCAGCGTAGGTTGTAAATCGATTTTACCAGGTCATCAAAG AAAATCTTTAAATATAGGGGATGTTAAAGTTCTATTCACTGTCGATGAAATCGTAAACATTAAACAAATTTTCCCGCCTGGACTACGATTACTGGGATTTAAACCTCTTTCAAAGGTTTCACCTTTAAATCATATACGCAGTTCGTTGTTTATGTATCCAGATGAAAATAACATAGATGGTTCTAGCGTATTATTCAGGGCTCTTCATGAAAAATGTCTGAAGAAGCAAAAAGCGGCTTACTGTATGCTAACGATGCGTCGTAAACAGCAGTCCAA GTTTATCCCTTTAAGCTTTAAGTATCCCTGTTTATACAGGTTGCGTTGTTACTTGTTGAATATGTTTTGGAATCCGGATCACTCGGACGACGATGATGTCGTACAAGAATTCAGCTTTAGTGGCCGAGAGGGGATTTTGTTGTTGATTGATAGTGCAGATTATATGTTTTCTGAAAAACCAGGTAGATTTAATAACTTCAGGGAATCGTTAGAAATAGTGGAGGCTATCATCAGAAATAAGGTGATTAATAGCGAGAATGATTTG atCGGAATTGTGTTTTACAATACAAAACATAGTCCATTGCCTATAGATGAGAATGATGTTGATACTGGACTGGTGGTTCCAAAAAACACTTCGCTTTTTATGTCACTAGCTTTTCCATCCGCAGAATCAATTAAAAGAATAATCAGCTTGCGGGAGTCTGAAAATCTTTTAGGTTTTGAACAGAAATATGGACATGCGCAAG GGAGTAATATGTCGGATGTGTTGTGGTTTTGTTCCCGTTTGCTTACCAGATGCGGCTATAAGTTGGAACAATCAAGCATAGTCCTGTTTACTTCGAACGATGAGCCACATGCAGCTGGTAGTTATGAATACCAACAAACCTTCATTAAGGCTAAAGATTTGCAACAGCTTGACGTTAACGTAGTTCTCGTTCCGTTATCCAGCGATTTTAATGGCGATGCATTCTATCAG gaatttttgTGTACAGTTGCAAACGAATGTCCGGATGAGTTTCATTTCCCCTGTTATCAAGATTCTCGGGAACGAttaatgaacagaatttttcgaCGCGATTTTAGAAAAAAGACTTTGTCACACATAAAATTCTATTTATCAGAAACGGTTCAGCTGGGTATAAATATATATTcagtttcaag aaAAACACGCTATCCAAAAAAGGTCACACTTTTAAGAGATACAAATGAATTACTTGAATCAAAGAGGTTCTATCAAACCATATCTGAGGATGAAGAGCGCAGCGTAGGTTGTAAATCGATTTTACCAGGTCATCAAAG AAAATCTTTAAATATAGGGGATGTTAAAGTTCTATTCACTGTCGATGAAATCGTAAACATTAAACAAATTTTCCCGCCTGGACTACGATTACTGGGATTTAAACCTCTTTCAAAGGTTTCACCTTTAAATCATATACGCAGTTCGTTGTTTATGTATCCAGATGAAAATAACATAGATGGTTCTAGCGTATTATTCAGGGCTCTTCATGAAAAATGTCTGAAGAAGCAAAAAGCGGCTTACTGTATGCTAACGATGCGTCGTAAACAGCAGTCCAA GCTAGGAACGCGGTATTGA